A region from the Desulfomarina profundi genome encodes:
- a CDS encoding HigA family addiction module antitoxin gives MCYDWAHSSPALPGEIIKEDFLKAERVNGTKPARQLGISRVPLSRLLNDKTSISVDIALRLSQCLDTNPVVWLRIQDACDLWQAAADGRSYSYFVTKPSNNSKAFFLEAANQPIIPLNHQ, from the coding sequence GTGTGTTATGATTGGGCTCACTCTTCTCCTGCCCTCCCTGGAGAAATCATAAAAGAAGACTTCCTGAAGGCTGAACGTGTCAATGGGACCAAGCCTGCCCGACAACTTGGGATATCCCGCGTCCCCCTGTCCAGGTTATTAAATGACAAAACCAGTATTTCTGTAGATATAGCCCTTCGTCTTTCCCAATGCCTTGATACGAATCCGGTAGTTTGGCTGCGCATACAGGATGCCTGCGATCTATGGCAGGCAGCTGCTGATGGCAGATCTTACTCCTATTTCGTCACAAAACCTTCAAATAATTCAAAAGCTTTTTTCCTTGAAGCTGCCAACCAGCCTATCATCCCATTAAATCATCAATGA
- a CDS encoding uroporphyrinogen decarboxylase/cobalamine-independent methonine synthase family protein, whose translation MPIPGNLLTTAMAVMPQTDVQQALDLALSLDVPFWPQLPNFSYYEDMYVQAAEHFPGIVLDMEKKTLGFSMTKFIDEFEEAMGRFDDPTYFDISEQYSVVYHDFLARDLADRPAIRGQLEGPISFGFNVLDQDDRPILFDDTIRPFLMEFMARRINIQLTRLKERNPNAFMFIDEPGLQFIFSAMSGYGERKAKTDLDNFFAMVDAPRGIHLCGNPDWDFLLNLDMDILSLDIYTNAEIFAACAGSIKKFLDRGGILVWGIVPTGYEIFAKESLGFLIMKLKGIWEHLGKKGIDIEQIIAQSMLSPATCCLVNPDKGQTVKNAFSMTNQLSHMLRETYKIL comes from the coding sequence ATGCCCATACCCGGAAATCTCTTGACCACTGCAATGGCCGTAATGCCGCAGACAGATGTACAGCAGGCCCTTGATCTCGCCCTCTCTCTTGATGTTCCCTTCTGGCCGCAACTGCCAAATTTCAGCTATTACGAAGATATGTATGTGCAGGCAGCCGAGCATTTTCCGGGCATTGTCCTGGACATGGAAAAAAAGACGCTGGGTTTTTCAATGACCAAATTCATTGATGAGTTTGAAGAGGCCATGGGCAGGTTTGATGACCCGACGTATTTTGATATCAGCGAACAATATTCTGTCGTCTATCATGACTTTTTAGCAAGAGATCTTGCCGATCGACCGGCTATCCGCGGTCAGCTGGAAGGTCCCATCAGCTTTGGATTCAATGTTCTTGATCAGGACGATCGACCTATCCTTTTTGATGATACAATCAGGCCCTTTTTAATGGAATTCATGGCCAGGAGAATTAATATACAGCTCACCAGATTGAAAGAGCGCAATCCCAACGCTTTTATGTTCATTGATGAACCCGGACTGCAGTTTATTTTTTCAGCAATGTCCGGTTACGGGGAACGAAAAGCCAAAACGGACTTGGATAATTTTTTCGCAATGGTTGACGCTCCACGTGGTATTCATTTGTGTGGCAATCCGGACTGGGATTTTCTCCTCAACCTGGACATGGATATTCTCTCGCTGGATATTTATACCAACGCAGAAATATTTGCAGCTTGTGCTGGTTCAATTAAGAAATTTCTCGATCGGGGCGGCATACTGGTCTGGGGTATCGTCCCAACCGGTTATGAAATTTTTGCCAAGGAAAGCCTTGGGTTTCTCATCATGAAGCTGAAAGGAATATGGGAGCACTTAGGCAAAAAAGGCATTGATATTGAGCAGATAATCGCCCAAAGCATGTTGTCACCTGCAACATGCTGCCTGGTCAACCCAGACAAAGGGCAAACTGTCAAAAATGCCTTTTCAATGACCAACCAACTGTCACATATGCTTCGGGAAACATATAAAATTCTTTAA
- a CDS encoding CBS domain-containing protein has translation MKEIPGGEFRSVDISEKDVVEAMKSISGYIDITPGDFKEVYQSAYALAIKRLLDSITADKIMTRTVIFVDQEMALVEASDLLAEKKISGCPVVGSEEKIVGVVSEKDFLKEMGFGTTPSFMQLATHCLNSKSCMIRRLHNKTVGDIMTKPPITADSTMTIGAISTLFAKHQINRLPIVDNNGRPIGMVTRTDLAHSYHTLGEREKS, from the coding sequence ATGAAAGAAATACCTGGTGGGGAATTTAGATCAGTGGATATTTCTGAGAAGGATGTGGTCGAGGCAATGAAATCTATCTCCGGCTATATCGATATAACTCCGGGTGATTTCAAGGAAGTGTATCAGTCGGCCTATGCTCTGGCAATAAAACGGCTTCTGGACAGCATAACTGCTGATAAAATCATGACCAGGACAGTGATTTTTGTTGATCAGGAAATGGCTCTTGTCGAGGCATCAGACCTGTTGGCGGAAAAAAAGATTTCCGGCTGTCCCGTCGTCGGTAGCGAAGAAAAAATCGTTGGGGTTGTTTCCGAAAAAGATTTCCTTAAAGAGATGGGATTTGGCACTACACCCTCCTTTATGCAGTTAGCCACCCATTGCCTGAACAGTAAAAGCTGTATGATACGAAGACTACATAATAAAACCGTTGGTGATATCATGACAAAGCCACCGATAACTGCCGATTCAACAATGACCATCGGGGCCATCTCCACTCTTTTTGCCAAACATCAAATCAATCGGTTGCCGATTGTCGATAATAATGGACGGCCGATTGGCATGGTAACCCGTACTGACCTGGCACATTCCTATCATACCCTTGGGGAGAGGGAAAAATCATGA
- a CDS encoding HPP family protein, with product MNYFQKMRGGGESPPKVGVFEVLWSWIGSFLGISAVAFANYKILDHTGLIFIIGSFGASAVLIYGAIRSPLAQPRNLLGGHILSAVIGVTAFQWLGWQPWLAAAVAVSTSIAVMHLTKTLHPPGGATALIAVIGGDSVHNLGYLYVLMPAALGAIVMLIVALLVNNIPKNRRYPEFWF from the coding sequence ATGAACTACTTTCAGAAAATGAGAGGTGGTGGAGAAAGTCCTCCGAAAGTTGGTGTGTTTGAAGTTCTCTGGTCCTGGATCGGCAGTTTTCTGGGAATCTCCGCTGTTGCCTTTGCCAACTATAAAATACTCGACCATACCGGCCTGATATTTATCATTGGTTCATTCGGTGCTTCCGCTGTCCTGATTTACGGCGCTATTCGCAGTCCTCTGGCCCAGCCGAGGAATCTTCTTGGCGGCCATATTCTTTCTGCTGTGATTGGAGTCACAGCCTTCCAGTGGCTGGGGTGGCAACCCTGGTTGGCTGCTGCCGTGGCTGTCTCCACGTCCATTGCTGTAATGCACCTCACAAAAACGCTCCATCCTCCGGGGGGAGCCACCGCCCTGATCGCTGTTATCGGTGGTGACAGCGTCCACAATCTTGGCTATCTCTACGTTCTGATGCCGGCAGCTCTGGGGGCAATTGTAATGCTTATTGTTGCTCTTCTGGTCAACAATATTCCAAAGAATCGAAGATATCCCGAATTCTGGTTCTAA
- a CDS encoding Lcl domain-containing protein gives MTERRQSTFLNLNRNHLFIGILFLFLLNGCAGHTDQKSRRASDRLITLDNGICQDTRTGKMWQMDTSRTIRSLEEAEKYTDALEKGGYTDWRLPTVSELYGLYIIFDLHNNGNCQMKVEGNYWSDEPDMDGRVGTWELDDNCDPERQYIPKKKGLVRAVRP, from the coding sequence ATGACTGAACGCAGACAATCAACCTTTCTGAACCTCAACAGAAATCATCTTTTCATCGGGATACTCTTCCTTTTCCTCCTCAATGGGTGTGCCGGACATACAGATCAGAAAAGCCGCAGGGCGAGTGACAGACTCATTACACTGGACAATGGTATTTGCCAGGATACCAGAACCGGAAAAATGTGGCAGATGGACACCAGCAGGACAATCAGATCCCTGGAAGAAGCCGAGAAATATACTGACGCTCTGGAGAAAGGGGGCTATACTGACTGGAGGCTACCGACAGTTTCAGAACTCTATGGTCTGTACATCATCTTTGACCTGCATAACAATGGCAATTGCCAAATGAAGGTAGAAGGAAACTACTGGTCCGACGAACCGGACATGGATGGACGGGTTGGCACCTGGGAGCTGGATGACAACTGTGATCCCGAACGACAGTATATTCCCAAGAAAAAAGGACTGGTACGGGCAGTACGCCCTTAA
- a CDS encoding TetR/AcrR family transcriptional regulator, giving the protein MNKGKETRKRILKESRKLFTVRGFQNTSVSEIIAVTGVKKGNLYYHFPSKEELGIAVLLDAAQEFSVILDRSLSGDDPMEKIITSCQAIMELMQQTHFVGGCLFGNTALEMSGINPRFGEILQDVFGLWTKKLRTELQKAEESGQLSGKLTVDALATSIVAILEGGIMLSRVYENRQALEQCIRTIKTLLEPE; this is encoded by the coding sequence TTGAATAAAGGTAAAGAAACCCGAAAACGAATTTTAAAAGAGAGCCGAAAACTATTTACCGTAAGGGGTTTTCAAAATACCAGTGTCAGCGAAATAATTGCCGTCACGGGGGTAAAGAAGGGAAACCTCTACTATCATTTTCCCTCCAAGGAGGAACTTGGCATTGCCGTGCTCCTTGATGCCGCTCAAGAATTTTCCGTCATTCTCGACCGATCCCTGAGTGGTGATGATCCCATGGAAAAAATCATCACTTCCTGCCAGGCCATTATGGAACTTATGCAACAGACTCATTTTGTCGGAGGCTGTCTGTTTGGCAACACCGCCCTGGAAATGAGCGGTATCAACCCCCGTTTCGGCGAGATTCTGCAGGATGTATTCGGCCTCTGGACGAAAAAACTGCGAACCGAACTGCAGAAGGCAGAAGAATCCGGTCAACTGAGTGGAAAACTAACGGTTGATGCCCTTGCCACCTCAATTGTTGCCATACTCGAAGGCGGAATCATGCTCTCCAGGGTTTATGAAAACAGACAGGCCCTGGAACAGTGTATTCGCACGATCAAAACCCTGCTTGAACCGGAGTAA
- the recD2 gene encoding SF1B family DNA helicase RecD2, with protein MEKITEKISGIVQRVTYHNPDSGWSVLRVSPFNSPGRLETVTVHQTRVFAGATMEFRGSWIIHSRFGRQFQADEAVEKKPASAAALEKYLSSGLIKGVGPKTAGRIVSYFREKTLDIFENDIDRLTEVPGIAKKKLAMIKEAWREHRMVREVMMFLQGHGISTLFAVRIYKKYGDRAIQLVSEDPYRLAADFYGIGFFSADKVALSIGFAPDSHRRIVAAIRHILAASREQGHCYLTIGQISLDVEKLLDFSLGERLLGILNEMERDNQLRVRIFPADKGEEQRCYYSKTLYYDEEYVARRIRSMAVRPMLLPGTLSPWIEKYCREAKLALSDEQVAAVRSVACSHFAVLTGGPGCGKTTTTLVIVRLLEALGKRVLLAAPTGLAAKRMSEVIGREAKTLHRLLEFQGGGFKRSEEQPLRGDFLIVDECSMLDISLTASLLRAVPDGCQVLFIGDADQLPSVGPGNVLRDILSSGVVASCHLTRVFRQARKSKIIEYAHQINKGEIPRITSPLKGRMYGMEKRTVSSWIPMRPLVNSLDLLPG; from the coding sequence ATGGAGAAGATAACCGAAAAGATAAGCGGAATTGTTCAGCGGGTGACCTATCATAACCCCGACAGCGGCTGGTCGGTTTTGCGGGTTTCTCCATTTAACAGTCCGGGTCGGTTGGAGACCGTAACCGTGCATCAGACCCGGGTGTTTGCCGGTGCTACCATGGAGTTTCGGGGAAGCTGGATAATCCATTCCCGTTTTGGGAGACAGTTTCAGGCGGACGAGGCTGTCGAGAAAAAGCCGGCTTCTGCCGCCGCCCTTGAGAAATATCTCAGTTCCGGCCTGATTAAAGGAGTTGGTCCCAAGACGGCCGGCAGGATTGTCAGCTACTTCCGTGAAAAGACTCTCGACATATTTGAGAATGATATTGACAGACTTACCGAGGTTCCGGGAATTGCAAAAAAGAAACTGGCAATGATAAAGGAAGCCTGGCGGGAGCATCGCATGGTCCGTGAGGTGATGATGTTTCTCCAGGGTCACGGGATCTCCACGTTATTTGCGGTGAGGATCTATAAAAAATACGGGGACAGGGCAATCCAGCTTGTCAGTGAAGATCCCTATCGGCTGGCAGCGGATTTTTACGGCATCGGTTTTTTTTCGGCAGACAAAGTGGCCCTCAGTATTGGTTTTGCCCCGGACAGTCACAGGCGGATTGTGGCGGCCATAAGACATATCCTGGCTGCGAGCCGGGAGCAGGGGCATTGTTATCTCACCATTGGCCAGATCAGCCTTGACGTGGAAAAGCTCCTTGATTTCTCTCTTGGTGAAAGGCTTCTGGGAATATTGAATGAGATGGAGCGTGATAATCAGTTGCGTGTGCGGATTTTTCCTGCTGACAAAGGGGAAGAACAGCGTTGTTATTATTCAAAAACCCTTTACTATGATGAGGAATATGTGGCCCGCAGGATACGCTCAATGGCTGTCCGGCCCATGTTGTTGCCGGGAACGCTTTCTCCCTGGATCGAGAAATATTGCCGTGAAGCGAAGCTGGCCCTCAGTGATGAGCAGGTGGCTGCTGTCCGTTCTGTAGCCTGCAGTCATTTTGCTGTTCTCACCGGAGGACCTGGATGTGGAAAGACAACGACAACGCTGGTCATTGTCCGTCTGCTTGAGGCGCTGGGAAAAAGGGTGCTGCTGGCGGCGCCCACCGGGCTGGCGGCCAAGCGGATGAGTGAGGTCATCGGCCGGGAGGCAAAGACCCTGCATCGTCTTCTTGAATTCCAGGGTGGTGGTTTCAAACGCAGTGAAGAGCAGCCCCTGCGGGGGGATTTTCTTATTGTGGACGAATGTTCAATGCTGGATATTTCCCTCACCGCCTCCCTGCTCAGGGCTGTACCCGATGGTTGCCAGGTACTCTTTATCGGTGATGCCGACCAGCTTCCCTCGGTGGGACCGGGAAACGTTCTGCGGGATATTCTCTCTTCAGGAGTAGTGGCCTCATGTCATCTCACCCGGGTGTTTCGACAGGCGCGCAAGTCAAAAATTATTGAGTATGCCCATCAGATCAACAAGGGTGAGATTCCCCGGATTACTTCCCCTTTAAAAGGCCGGATGTATGGCATGGAGAAACGGACTGTATCTTCCTGGATTCCGATGAGGCCACTCGTGAACAGCTTGGATTTATTGCCAGGGTGA
- a CDS encoding ATP-dependent DNA helicase, giving the protein MSSGGDGFVFRTNEMITSAWEKDFVIPEKFRHVDLQKIRQAEGAVEELKAVLAKIHPWSSLHYGLGGVDTVVRLYIDWIPKYMGKDTEIQILSPMTRGSLGTANLNRVIQEAVNPATKGKAQLQVGERIFREGDRVIHRRNNYDLAVFNGDIGRIVSIDNSALTCMVAFAQDDRRVLYQRDDVLELDLAYAITIHKSQGSEFQAVILPVLTQHFKMLFRNLIYTGLTRAKSMAAFVGTRRALAMAVRQQDSSRRQTGLADLLMD; this is encoded by the coding sequence TTGAGCAGTGGAGGAGACGGGTTTGTTTTCAGAACAAATGAGATGATCACTTCCGCCTGGGAGAAGGATTTTGTGATTCCCGAAAAATTCAGACATGTGGATCTGCAGAAAATCAGGCAGGCTGAGGGTGCAGTGGAGGAGCTGAAAGCGGTGCTGGCAAAAATTCACCCCTGGTCCAGCCTGCACTATGGTCTGGGCGGGGTTGACACGGTGGTTCGTCTCTATATTGACTGGATTCCGAAATATATGGGAAAAGATACCGAAATCCAGATCCTCTCACCCATGACCCGTGGAAGCCTGGGTACGGCAAATCTCAACAGGGTGATCCAGGAGGCTGTCAATCCTGCGACGAAGGGAAAGGCTCAGCTCCAGGTGGGGGAAAGAATTTTCAGGGAGGGAGACCGGGTGATTCACCGCCGAAACAACTATGACCTGGCCGTCTTCAATGGTGATATCGGCAGGATCGTTTCCATCGATAACTCGGCTCTAACCTGCATGGTTGCTTTTGCCCAGGATGATCGTCGAGTGCTCTACCAGCGGGATGATGTCCTGGAACTCGACCTGGCCTATGCCATAACTATCCATAAATCCCAGGGAAGTGAATTCCAGGCGGTAATTCTTCCCGTGTTGACCCAACATTTCAAGATGCTGTTTCGTAATCTTATCTATACGGGATTGACCAGGGCGAAATCCATGGCCGCCTTTGTGGGGACGAGAAGGGCACTGGCTATGGCAGTCCGGCAGCAGGACAGCAGCAGAAGACAGACCGGCCTGGCAGATCTTTTGATGGATTGA
- a CDS encoding sensor histidine kinase, with translation MDWKYLAEEIPQAIRQSREGVKRVSSIVLAMKEFSHPGSREKEPKDLNKIIETTVTVARNEWKYVAEVEFDLDPDLPLLPLLSDEMGQVILNMIINAAHAIGEKLGETPEGGKGTITIATRKKDNHVELRIRDTGTGIPEEAQPRIFDPFYTTKMVGKGTGQGLAISHDVITEKHGGTIDFTTEFGRGTEFIIKLPVT, from the coding sequence ATGGACTGGAAATACCTGGCCGAGGAAATCCCCCAGGCAATCAGGCAATCCAGGGAGGGTGTCAAACGTGTCAGTTCCATCGTTCTCGCCATGAAGGAATTTTCCCACCCCGGGAGCAGGGAAAAAGAACCCAAGGATTTGAATAAGATAATCGAAACAACAGTGACTGTCGCCCGTAATGAATGGAAATACGTAGCCGAGGTTGAATTTGATCTCGACCCGGACCTGCCTCTACTGCCACTCCTGTCCGATGAAATGGGCCAGGTTATCCTCAATATGATTATCAACGCGGCCCATGCCATTGGTGAAAAACTGGGAGAAACCCCGGAAGGCGGTAAGGGAACCATAACCATTGCCACCCGGAAAAAGGACAACCATGTGGAACTGCGTATCCGTGACACGGGGACCGGCATCCCGGAAGAGGCACAGCCAAGGATCTTCGATCCCTTCTATACCACAAAAATGGTAGGAAAGGGCACAGGGCAGGGACTGGCGATCAGCCATGATGTCATTACTGAAAAACATGGCGGTACCATTGATTTTACTACGGAATTCGGCAGAGGGACAGAGTTTATCATCAAACTTCCTGTCACCTGA
- a CDS encoding putative sulfate/molybdate transporter, whose amino-acid sequence MKKYRFNRMEIAGSLGDLGTLLPLIVGMVTINHVSPTGIFYSIGLFYILSGCYFGLPVPIQPMKVIAAYAISTGMTYSQISASTGLVCIFLLIIGATDTISMIGKLVPKSVVRGVQLSTGILLMTKGVSFVIDGAPGSQLLEPYLSIQSAGPLPITIIIGIAGTVLTFYFLNSRKYPAGIVVTLFGLLVGLFLGTYDGMSRFTPGFYPPPLLPAGLPATTDLTVALFVLVIPQLPMTIGNAIIANADLSKEYFGEDSDRVTYRATTLSMAAANGLSFFLGGIPLCHGAGGLAAHYRFGARTAGSNIIIGAVFLALAVFTGPHVILLIHFLPFSILGILLLFAGSQLSLTILDMFARKDMFVVLTILAITLASSLTWGFLAGIILAFTLRSEKFDI is encoded by the coding sequence ATGAAAAAATACCGCTTCAACAGAATGGAAATAGCAGGATCTCTTGGAGACCTGGGAACTCTGCTGCCACTGATCGTTGGCATGGTAACGATTAATCATGTTTCACCAACAGGCATTTTTTATTCCATCGGCCTTTTTTATATCCTGTCGGGCTGCTACTTTGGACTACCAGTCCCCATTCAGCCGATGAAAGTCATCGCCGCCTACGCCATTTCAACCGGCATGACATACTCCCAGATCAGTGCCTCCACAGGACTTGTCTGCATCTTTCTCCTTATTATTGGCGCGACCGACACTATTTCCATGATAGGCAAACTTGTCCCGAAATCGGTGGTGAGGGGTGTGCAGCTGTCCACGGGAATACTGCTTATGACCAAAGGTGTTTCATTCGTAATTGATGGTGCCCCCGGCAGCCAACTGCTGGAACCATATCTTTCTATCCAGAGTGCCGGTCCCCTGCCCATAACCATTATTATCGGTATTGCCGGAACTGTATTAACCTTTTATTTCTTAAACAGCAGGAAATATCCTGCTGGTATCGTTGTCACCCTGTTCGGCCTGCTTGTCGGTCTTTTTCTAGGAACATATGATGGTATGAGCCGCTTTACGCCCGGATTCTATCCACCTCCGTTACTCCCCGCAGGACTGCCCGCCACTACTGATCTCACCGTGGCCCTCTTTGTCCTGGTCATCCCCCAGCTGCCCATGACCATCGGTAATGCCATCATTGCAAACGCTGATCTCTCAAAAGAATATTTCGGAGAAGATTCAGACCGGGTTACATACAGGGCCACAACGCTTTCCATGGCAGCGGCAAACGGTCTCAGCTTTTTCCTGGGCGGAATCCCCCTCTGCCACGGGGCGGGAGGTCTGGCCGCCCATTATCGGTTTGGAGCCCGTACTGCCGGTTCAAATATTATTATTGGTGCTGTTTTCCTGGCCCTGGCTGTTTTTACCGGTCCACATGTTATTCTTCTCATTCATTTCCTGCCCTTTTCCATCCTGGGAATTCTCTTGCTTTTTGCAGGTTCTCAGCTCAGTCTCACCATTCTGGACATGTTCGCTAGAAAGGACATGTTCGTGGTTCTCACCATCCTCGCCATCACCCTTGCCTCAAGCTTGACCTGGGGCTTTCTTGCGGGAATTATTCTCGCATTTACACTTCGTTCTGAGAAATTCGATATTTGA
- a CDS encoding HAD family hydrolase, whose protein sequence is MYIGLDFDGTVVDHRYPDIGEPVPGAVKWLKRLQQCGAKIILFTMRSNSEEGSYLRDAVRYLEENGIQLYGVNMNPDQAEWTTSPKVYAHVYIDDSAFGCPLVQPRGFAAPCVDWKVVGPQVEHMCLNMG, encoded by the coding sequence ATGTATATTGGTCTGGACTTTGACGGAACGGTTGTTGATCATCGCTATCCCGATATCGGCGAACCAGTTCCCGGTGCCGTAAAATGGTTGAAGCGACTGCAGCAGTGTGGGGCGAAAATTATTCTGTTTACAATGCGGTCAAACAGTGAAGAGGGAAGTTATCTGAGAGATGCAGTCAGGTATCTTGAAGAAAACGGCATACAGCTTTATGGCGTCAATATGAATCCGGACCAGGCAGAATGGACAACAAGTCCAAAGGTATATGCCCATGTATATATAGATGATTCGGCTTTTGGTTGCCCTCTTGTGCAACCTAGGGGGTTTGCTGCTCCCTGTGTGGACTGGAAGGTTGTCGGTCCTCAGGTGGAGCATATGTGTTTGAATATGGGCTGA
- a CDS encoding acyltransferase family protein, translated as MDHTGLPGFRGTGMVGVALFFCLSGYLLCLPFAGEGSRIVSAEYMKNYFARRFCRILPMYYFVLTAGYFYSQRYEDYFRSLLFLQGNSILWTVLQEIHFYTLLPLIFMIHHFIFRGRLTGILIFLGGVGFAYNHNWLPIHTMYGMEHTMPLYLGVFLVGIMMGYFYQKWDRIKYKDILSLLGHPGVILIMFVLAVSLPELRNFIVGHRVVESWVLEGIYPYLTGCLILGLSITERNRVQKFFSHSWLRAVGLISYSVYLLHPVFLDLVKYIFLVYLNIQPNGVVKFLFTLVLVIPASVMTYTYIERPFIRRAPVKLQSTESQPIV; from the coding sequence CTGGACCATACAGGACTTCCGGGGTTCAGGGGAACAGGTATGGTCGGAGTGGCTCTTTTTTTCTGCCTGAGCGGTTATCTGCTCTGCCTGCCTTTTGCTGGTGAAGGCTCCCGTATTGTTTCCGCCGAATATATGAAAAATTATTTCGCAAGACGTTTCTGCAGAATTCTTCCCATGTATTATTTCGTCCTTACGGCTGGATATTTTTATTCACAGCGTTATGAGGATTATTTCAGATCACTGCTTTTTCTCCAGGGAAATTCCATACTCTGGACCGTTCTGCAGGAAATTCATTTTTATACCTTGCTACCGCTTATTTTTATGATCCATCATTTTATTTTTCGCGGTCGGTTGACAGGGATTCTGATCTTCCTGGGAGGGGTTGGGTTTGCTTATAATCACAATTGGTTGCCGATTCACACCATGTACGGAATGGAGCATACCATGCCTCTTTACCTGGGAGTGTTTCTGGTGGGAATCATGATGGGATATTTCTATCAGAAATGGGACCGGATAAAATATAAGGATATTCTTTCCCTGCTCGGTCATCCCGGCGTTATTCTCATAATGTTTGTCCTGGCTGTTTCTCTCCCCGAACTTCGAAATTTTATTGTCGGCCATAGAGTTGTCGAGTCGTGGGTTCTTGAAGGAATCTATCCTTACTTGACAGGTTGTTTGATTCTGGGCCTTTCGATAACTGAACGGAACAGGGTTCAGAAATTTTTTTCACATTCATGGCTCAGAGCCGTTGGTTTGATAAGCTATAGCGTCTATCTGCTCCATCCTGTTTTTCTGGATCTGGTGAAATATATTTTTTTGGTCTATTTAAATATTCAACCAAATGGTGTCGTTAAGTTCCTGTTTACTCTTGTCCTGGTTATTCCCGCAAGTGTTATGACATATACCTATATTGAAAGACCGTTCATCAGGAGAGCCCCGGTAAAACTTCAATCGACTGAATCTCAGCCGATTGTATGA
- a CDS encoding metal ABC transporter solute-binding protein, Zn/Mn family: MNSMRYWKILCCFLWVMLLFGSQPGEAAEKLHVVTSIFPLYDFTRQVGGERVEVKLLLPPGIEAHGFSPTPRDLVTVSQADLFFYTSRFLEPWAEAVVSAMGREQGRVVEVGREIIAQQVKNHKADRDHSGHGGIDPHIWLDPLNAVEMVNVISNILIKMDPDNGGFYRQNRKAYVEKLYEFDRETGKSLRNCRLKTIVSGGHFAFGPFAERYGLKAVSPFKGYSPNGQPSPRAIAALVDNIQNTGSRVIFHEELVQPKIARVIAEETGAKLLLLHGIHNVSRDELERGETWLSLMKKNVENLKQGLQCQ; the protein is encoded by the coding sequence ATGAATTCAATGAGATATTGGAAAATTCTATGTTGTTTTCTCTGGGTGATGCTGTTGTTTGGCAGTCAGCCGGGTGAAGCTGCCGAAAAACTTCACGTTGTTACTTCTATTTTTCCCCTGTATGATTTTACCAGGCAGGTTGGTGGAGAAAGGGTTGAGGTCAAGCTGCTTCTGCCACCGGGAATAGAGGCTCACGGGTTTTCTCCGACCCCGCGGGATCTGGTGACAGTAAGCCAGGCGGATCTGTTTTTTTATACCAGCCGTTTTCTGGAGCCTTGGGCGGAAGCTGTTGTTTCGGCCATGGGCAGGGAACAGGGCAGGGTTGTTGAGGTTGGCAGGGAAATTATTGCACAGCAGGTGAAAAATCATAAGGCCGACAGAGATCATTCAGGGCATGGCGGTATTGATCCTCATATCTGGCTTGACCCTCTGAATGCGGTTGAAATGGTGAATGTGATCAGCAACATACTGATCAAGATGGATCCGGACAATGGCGGGTTTTATCGGCAAAACAGAAAAGCTTATGTGGAGAAACTGTATGAGTTTGATCGTGAGACCGGGAAAAGTCTCCGGAACTGCCGTCTGAAAACCATTGTCAGTGGTGGTCATTTTGCCTTCGGTCCGTTTGCTGAAAGATACGGTCTCAAGGCTGTTTCACCGTTCAAGGGCTACTCGCCAAATGGACAACCCAGTCCCCGTGCCATTGCCGCGCTTGTCGATAATATACAGAATACGGGGAGTAGGGTGATTTTCCATGAGGAACTTGTGCAGCCGAAAATTGCCCGGGTCATAGCGGAGGAAACCGGAGCAAAACTGCTTCTTCTCCATGGGATTCATAATGTTTCGCGGGACGAGCTGGAACGCGGTGAGACCTGGTTGTCTCTGATGAAAAAAAATGTGGAAAATTTGAAGCAGGGCCTGCAATGTCAATAA